A DNA window from Streptococcus parapneumoniae contains the following coding sequences:
- a CDS encoding Fic/DOC family protein encodes MQPTYNIDNPNLSYEAKRDLWRIGFGLQKVDNLVPSAYMESLAEKQSRGELTYEQVYEDATAYHHTIDASTEEADLVSLRIVELLSRRGFSFSPATLLAIHKELFQDIFEPSIPVGQFRQTNITKNEPVLNGESVVYSDYSMIQMTLDYDFNQEKQVAYATLTQADVVKQIQHFISGIWQIHPFREGNTRTVTVFLIQYLREFGFDIDNTPFQQHSKYFRDALVLDNAKILQRRPEFLTAFFENLLLGGQNDLSSEKMYLDLDLDFS; translated from the coding sequence ATGCAACCAACTTACAACATTGACAATCCAAACTTGTCTTATGAAGCTAAGCGTGATTTATGGCGGATAGGTTTTGGTCTGCAGAAAGTTGACAATCTAGTGCCATCAGCGTATATGGAATCTTTGGCTGAGAAACAGTCCCGGGGAGAACTGACTTATGAGCAGGTTTATGAGGATGCAACGGCTTATCACCATACTATTGATGCAAGTACGGAAGAGGCAGACTTGGTTTCTCTACGTATTGTAGAACTATTGTCTCGAAGAGGCTTTAGCTTTAGTCCTGCGACCTTACTTGCTATTCATAAGGAGTTGTTTCAAGATATATTTGAACCCTCTATTCCGGTGGGGCAATTTCGTCAGACCAATATCACAAAGAATGAACCTGTTTTGAATGGTGAAAGTGTTGTGTACTCTGATTACTCCATGATTCAAATGACCTTAGATTATGATTTTAATCAGGAAAAACAAGTTGCATATGCGACACTAACTCAGGCGGATGTGGTTAAACAAATCCAGCATTTTATTTCAGGAATCTGGCAGATTCATCCATTTCGCGAAGGAAACACTCGGACAGTAACGGTCTTTTTGATTCAGTATCTTCGTGAGTTTGGTTTTGATATTGATAATACACCATTTCAGCAACATTCCAAATATTTTCGTGATGCCTTGGTATTAGATAATGCAAAGATTTTACAGCGACGTCCTGAGTTTTTAACAGCTTTTTTTGAAAATCTCTTGCTCGGTGGTCAAAATGATTTGTCTTCAGAAAAAATGTATCTAGATTTAGACCTCGATTTTTCATAA